AATGCCGCTTTTTTGCAGCGCCCGGCGCATGGCGCGAACGAGGCCGCGCCCCTGTGGAGCAGGCTCGGTGATATGGAAGGCGTCGGCGGTTGCGCCATAGCCAGCAAGCTCGGCGTAGATGCGCGCGCCGCGCGATTGGGCGTGTTCCATGTCTTCGAGGATGAGAATGCCCGCGCCTTCGCCCATGACAAAGCCGTCGCGCCCGGCGTCAAAGGGACGGCTGGCGTGTTGGGGGTCGTCGTTGCGGCGCGAGAGGGCGTGCATGTTGCCGAAGGAGGCGATGGAGACTGGCTGGATGGCGGCTTCTGCGCCTCCGGCGATCATGATGCGGGCATCGCCGCGCCGGATGGTTTCGTAGGCTTCGCCGATGGCGTGCGCGCCGGTAGAGCAGGCGGAGACGATGGCAAAGTTTGGCCCTCCTAGGCCAAGGGTGATGGAGATGAAACCAGCCGCCAGGTCTATGGGTGTCATGGTGCTGAAGAAGGGGCTGATGCGGTCCGGGCCGCGATCAAAGAGGAGCTTGAACTGTTCGTGCATGGTGGTGAGGCCGCCAATACCGCTGCCGATGATGATGCCGGTGTCTTCGGCAATGTCGGCGGTGTCCTGGTCGGAAGCCTGGGGCTGGCGGTCCGCGAGGCCGAACGGGAGGGCGGCGTCTTTGAGAGCCTGGATGGTTGCTGCGAGGGCGAAGTGAGCAAAGCGGTCATTGCGGCGCACTTCTTTGCGGTCCATATAGGGAAGCGGGTCGAAGCCCTTGACTTCGGCGGCGATACGAGTTTCGTAGGCGCTGGCGTCAAAGTGGGTGATGGGGCCAGCGCCGGAGACGCCCTTTTTCAGCGCCTCCCAGCTTGCTGCGGTGTCGTTGCCAAGCGGTGTTACCATGCCGATGCCGGTAACTGCCACACGTGTTGTCATGTTGTCTGTTCCCCTTTCGCGTTGTGGCAGCATGGCGCCGCCTTGCCTGGTTGCAGGGATATTGTATCATGCAGCAGGTCGAGTATCCAAGACAAGGAGGATGTGAGGATGCTGAGAGGTGAGAAGGTGATCTTGCGCGCGCTGGAGCAGCAAGATTTGCCGCGATTGTGGACGTTCTATAATGATGTAGCGTTTGAGTTGGTGATCGGCGGCGATCCGTGGGAGCCGATGTCGTTGGCGCGCCTGCAAGCGCACTTTGAGGAGCGGAGCCGAGAAAGAGAACACGATGGGATGAATTTTGCTATTGAGGCGGACGGGAAGTGTATTGGGACGTGCGGGCTGTTTCATGTCGATCAGACGGCGCGTACCTGCGAGTTGGGGATTGGGATTGGCGATAAGGACTATTGGGGACATGGCTATGGGCGCGAGGCGCTGCGGCTGCTGCTGGATTATGCGTTTCGGCTGCGTAATTTTCATAAAGTCTGGCTGCGGGTGAACGCGGTGAACGAACGGGCTATACGCGCGTATCGGGCGTGCGGCTTTGTCGAGGAGGGGCGTTTGCGCGAGCATACCTGGGGCGATGGGCAGTATGTGGATGAGGTGCATATGGGTATTTTGCGCAGCGAGTGGGCGCAAGGGCGCACTTCAGGGCAATAATGTTGGGGTTGCTTGTAGCGCCAGCCTGCACGCGGGCGGCTGTGTTGAGCGCCAGGCTCTGTGCTGGCGAGAAGGTGAGGCGCGCGATGCTTATCAAAGACATCATGGTGCGCGACGTGGCGACGGTGATGGAGACGGATACGCTGGAACACGCGGCGATTCTGTTGGAGCGGGGGCGCTTTCGCCATTTGCCGGTGGCTCAACTGCTGCCGCAGGCGCCAACGCTGGAGCCTGCGCTGAAGCACTTCCAGTATCCACCGCCGAAGCCGCCTGTAGCGGTGGTGGGCATCCTTTCGGACCGCGATATGCCCGGCGGCAGGGTTGGCGCGGCTCCGTTGGAGGAACTGCGGGGACGGCAGGCGCATGAGGTGATGCGTCGTCCGGTGATTACGGCGAGTCCAGAGACGCCGGTTGAGTACGCGGCGCAGTTGATGGCTGATAATGCTATCGGGTGCCTGCCGGTGGTGGATGACGCGGCGCAAGGGCGATTGGTGGGCATTATTACGGAGAGCGATCTGTTTCACGCGCTGGTGCGGCTGGTGGGCGCGCAAGAACCCAGCACGCGCTTGCGTCTGATGCTGCGAGGGGGCGATCCGGCGCATCTGGCGAGCGCGTTGATGATTGTGGCCCAACACGAGGGGCGGCTGGCGGGCGTGCTGGCTGAGCCGGTGGATGCGCAGGGGCGCTGGCCGGTGACGCTGCGGGTGCGGACGATTTACCCTGGGCCGCTGCTGCACGATCTGGAGGCGGCAGGCATCGAGGTGGAGCAGCCCGCCGAGGGAAAGCAGCAGTAATGGCGAAGGCTTGCGCGTGGCTTTACGTTCGCTTTGCGGGCTTGCTCCGGCTGACTGGTTTGAGGTTGGCGACCAGAGCTTCTTCAATCTCGCGGATTGTTTGCACTGAGTAGAAGTGTCCGATGCGGAGAGCGAGTGATCTATCGGCTTCGCGCAGTACGACCAGCTTTCCTCCCAGCAAGCCTGGCTGGCGATAGGCGCTGGTGATCTTGGTGAAGGGCGAGCCGATGAGCTTCTTGCCCGCGACGAAGACGAAGCCGTCAGGCGTGACCAGGAAGAAATATTGGCTGCTCTTTCTAAGAGGCGGGATGAGGCGCAGACCAACTGAGAGGAAGAGGCATCCGCAGGCGAGAAGGGCGACGAACTCAATTGGGGCGAGGCCGTCATCACCGTTGGAGCCGCCTGGCAGAGAGCCAGCGATGAAAAGGTAAGCAGCCAGCCCAAAGGTCAGGACAGCGCCGACGGTATAGATGGTGAAGTTTGTCCAGATTGCGCTGCGCGAGACGGCGAATCTGGCCCATACAGGGGGGATGGCTTCGCCGCGCCCCTGAAGCGCGGCTTCTTCGATGTCAAATGCTGCCATACGGCTATGTGCCCCTCTCTTCCGGCCTTATTTGGTTTCCCATTATTTCCCTCTATTGTAACTGATGCTGTCTCTTTTGGGAGGGTCGGTATCTTTTGCGGCGGTACAAGCAGAACGGGACAGCGGTTCGTTTAGCGTTTGAGCAAATCAACGACTTCATCAGGGTTGGTGGCGCGAATGACCGGAGCAAGATAGGGATGGCGCTGAGAAAGCTGGCGGTACATGTCGTAGGCGACGCGCCGGTAGGAGAAGTGGCCGGTGACGCCGGAGCGCAGTTCGATGATGTAGGCGGCTTCGGCCAGGTCCATCTTGAAGAGGGCGCGCTGGCGAACGCCGAGCGGTAAGAGATAGGGTGCGTATTCGGGAAGTGGGAACGCCTGGGCAGCAGCGATGGCTTGCTGCATTGCCTGGCGGTAGGCGGAGATCAACCCCTTTTGTTCGGCCAGGGCTGCGCCGTCTGGTCCCAGTCCGGCGTGGAAGATGGTTGTTGGGTCGTCAAAGCCGAGATGCAGCTTGAGGTCGGGGATAATCTGGACACAGCGGCGGTGGCGGTGCAGGTCACGCAGTGCCCCGAAATCTACGAGCAGGTCAAAGGCGAGCAGATAGCCGAGGCGATGCAGGCGCAGCCAGTCGTCATGTGGGCCGCGCTGCGCAAGCGTGTGTGTGAAGAGGGCGCGTTTTTCTTCTTCGGGGAGCGCGCGGGCGAGCGGCTGAAGCTGGCGATAGGCGCGGCCCTGGTGGTCGGTGAGATAGAGCAGGCTGGCGGCGTAAGCTTCCAGCAGGTCGGTTTCTGGCTCGATGAGCGCGATACCTGCGGAGAGGTCGGGCGCGGCTGGCTGCGCGTGCAGGTATGGCTCCAGGCGCGCGCGCGCCTCTGCGAGCGCGCGGGGGCCGTAGACTTCTGGTGTGGTGTATTTGACGAGGGTGGGTGCGGCGCTGAGGCCAAGAATACCGGCTTCTTCCAGGGCGCGCTGCTGCTGCTCGATCTGTTCCGGGCTGAGGGCGGCGGCTTCCCAGGCGGCGCGCAGTTTGCTTTCGATAAAGTTATGAGCGGGCGTCTGGCATGCCTGGCGAATGGCTTCGCCAATGTCGCGCAGTTCGGCGCTGGAGTGGCCGGTGAGGCGGCTGATCTGCTGTTCGAGGACGCGGGCACTGGTGATCTGGCCTACGCTGGTGCGTGTGGCGAGTGGTAAGAAAGCGCGCGCTACGTCGAAGGCGCGTGCGCGGAGCGTGCGGTTGTAGACGCCAGGGGCCATGTCGTCGGGGCATGGCTGGACCTGCTTCAGTACGTCGGTGAGTTCGGTGGAGAAGTATTCGTAGCGATCCAGCAGAGCGTCGAGGGCGCGGGCATAGGTGGCGCGTTCAGGAGCGTCTTCGGGAAGCTGGGGCGGGATGTAGAAGCCGCTTTTGCGGAAATCTTGATAGCGCGAGGAGCGTTCCTGCCCGTCCCACAGGGGTTCGTCAACGACGTGGAAGGCAGCCAGCATGGAGATGTTTTCGATGGCGAGGGCGACGTGGGCGAGGTCGGCAATGGAGCGATGGCCGTACTGGAAATAGAAGGTGTTGAGGAACTGTTCGGCGCGCTGAGTGGAAAGCTCGTCAATGCTTTCGCTCAATTGCTGCGCTGAGCGGCTATATTTGGCAAGCGCGTATGCCTGAATCTCTGGCGGCGCGCCGATGACGGCGTAGATGTTCATAGAGCCTAGCCATTCTTTATGAGTTTGTCCACCTCGCTCTGGAGGCTGGCAACCGTCTCTTCAATCGAAAGTTCCGAGTTGTCTATGATTGGAAAGGCATGCTGGTCATGCCAGGGCAGCATCATGTCGTAAATTGTGCGAAGCATGGCTTCGCTGAGCAGGCGATGGCCGCTGCGGCTCTGGTTTCTCTCTACAAGATACTCGAATTTGGGCAGCAGCACAACCAGATAATGCGGCACTTCTCGCAGCAGTTCATGCCAACCCTGGTAGCTAACCTCGGCCCACTGGGGGAAGATGGCGTCGTCAATGATGCAGAGGAAACCGGCGTTTACATAATTGAGGGCCAGGGTTGCGCAGCCCTGCCGCGCCAGATGATATTGCTGCTGTATCGCTGTTTCCCATCCGTCCGAAGGATCGGCGTAGCCCGACTTCACAAAGTCGCGCACGTCATCGAGCGAGATGTGCGCTGTTGGACGCTGCTGGGCGCTGGCCCAGGCTCGCGCTGTTGTTGTTTTGCCCGCGCCCGCCGGGCCGGCCAGCAGCAGCACAAACAGGCGCTCGTTCTGAGGGGATTTCAGCATATGCGTATCTATCATTGTGTTCTGAGGGATGGCGCCAAGGGTGTCCAGAAAGAAATCATGGTCATCGTTCTTCTGAATATATGACTTGAAATTATCGTTTGCCGGACAGATATAATAACACAACCAGCGACTTGACAGGGTAGGAAGCATAGTAAATAATACGGGTAAGCCCCACATATCTGTAACCCTCTCGCAGCAATGAAGCGAACGTGGAGTGGTATCGGTATTGATGCTTGTGCAACAGGGGTGTTTTTTTCACAGAAAGAGAGGAGGCAGGCCGCTCGTATTTTTCGCGTTCCCACATGATCTCCTACTGCATGGCGCTTCAACTCCAAAGGATTGAACATTGTTCGTACAGTACGCGCTCATTTTTGTACCAGGAGACATGCAATGGCAACAACAGCAGGCGAAACAGATGTCCTCATCTCCGAGCGTGTGGCGGGCGGTATCCTGCCCAGGGTGCTCAATTCGTTCGATATGGTGGCAATCTTTGTCGCCATTGTCCTGTTCATCACGAACTCGGCAGTTGTTACCGGGGCAGGCGCTGCCTCCTACATTTTCTGGATACTAGGCTTTCTTACCTTCCTTATTCCAGGCGCGATTGTGACCGGCCAGTTAGGTTTGATGTTCCCCGGCGAGGGGTCCATCTATGTGTGGACGCATAAAGCCTTCGGCAAGTTCTGGGGCTTTTTTGCGGGGTTCTGCGCCTGGTGGCCAGGTGTGCTGGTGATGGTGGCAACGGGCGTTGCGGTGGTTTCGTTCATTCAGTTGCTGGGCAGCAATCATGGATTTAACTGGCTGACGCAACCCTGGCAGCAGGGTCTGGTGATTCTGGTGGTGCTGGCTTTTTCGATGATTCTGTCCTGGCTGCGCTTTCGGGTGACCCAGAACTGGGTCAACGTTGTCTTTATCGCCTATGGCGGCGCTATCCTGCTCATCGGGCTGGCTGGGGTGTTCTGGCTGTTGGGGGGGAATGCTCCCAGCGCGGATTTCTCCAGCGCAAGCTGGTCAGTGGGCAGCCCCTTCGATGTGAATACGAAGTGGACGTTCTACGGCCTGGTCATTCTGGCGCTGCTGGGCATTGAAGTACCCCTGAATATGGGCGTTGAGATTACCGATATGCGGGCCATCACGAAATACCTCTTCTGGGGGTCAATCGTCGTCATGGCGGCATATCTGATCGCAACCTTTGGGGTTCAGATGACGGTGCCAGCCAGCGCGCAAGGCATCCCGTCTGGTGTGGCTCAAGCGGTGCAGATAGGCTTTGGGAGCGCAGGCACTGTCCTGAGCGATTTGGTGATCGTCATCTTTATCGGGTTCTTCTTGTTCAACACCGCCGTGTATAACTACTCCTTCGGGCGGTTGCTCTTTGTCTCCGGGCTAGATCAGCGGTTGCCCGCTGCGATGAGTAAGGTGAATCAGAATCGGGTTCCCTGGGTGGCTGTGCTGGTGCAGACGCTGATCGCTGCGCTGGTTGCCATCCTTGCTTTCATTGTGCCTTATGCCTTCGGTGGCAGCAGTGACAATGCCAGTGCCCTTTCCGCCAAGGTGTATAATGTCCTGCAAGCGGCAGTGACGGTGATCTGGTGTGTCTCGATGGTGATCCTCTTCGTAGATGTGGTTATCATCCGCTTCAAGTATCGACAGCAGTTTGACGCAAAGCAACTGACCGCGCCCTGGGTTTT
This genomic stretch from Ktedonobacterales bacterium harbors:
- the fabF gene encoding beta-ketoacyl-ACP synthase II yields the protein MTTRVAVTGIGMVTPLGNDTAASWEALKKGVSGAGPITHFDASAYETRIAAEVKGFDPLPYMDRKEVRRNDRFAHFALAATIQALKDAALPFGLADRQPQASDQDTADIAEDTGIIIGSGIGGLTTMHEQFKLLFDRGPDRISPFFSTMTPIDLAAGFISITLGLGGPNFAIVSACSTGAHAIGEAYETIRRGDARIMIAGGAEAAIQPVSIASFGNMHALSRRNDDPQHASRPFDAGRDGFVMGEGAGILILEDMEHAQSRGARIYAELAGYGATADAFHITEPAPQGRGLVRAMRRALQKSGIAPEEVNYINAHGTSTLYNDRSETGGIKSLFGAHAYKLAVSSTKSMIGHMMGAAGGVEAAISALSVYHNILPPTINYTQPDPECDLDYVPNESRHADVRVALSNSMGFGGHNAVLAFRRYEN
- a CDS encoding GNAT family protein, with the protein product MLRGEKVILRALEQQDLPRLWTFYNDVAFELVIGGDPWEPMSLARLQAHFEERSREREHDGMNFAIEADGKCIGTCGLFHVDQTARTCELGIGIGDKDYWGHGYGREALRLLLDYAFRLRNFHKVWLRVNAVNERAIRAYRACGFVEEGRLREHTWGDGQYVDEVHMGILRSEWAQGRTSGQ
- a CDS encoding CBS domain-containing protein, which encodes MLIKDIMVRDVATVMETDTLEHAAILLERGRFRHLPVAQLLPQAPTLEPALKHFQYPPPKPPVAVVGILSDRDMPGGRVGAAPLEELRGRQAHEVMRRPVITASPETPVEYAAQLMADNAIGCLPVVDDAAQGRLVGIITESDLFHALVRLVGAQEPSTRLRLMLRGGDPAHLASALMIVAQHEGRLAGVLAEPVDAQGRWPVTLRVRTIYPGPLLHDLEAAGIEVEQPAEGKQQ
- a CDS encoding FAD-dependent thymidylate synthase encodes the protein MNIYAVIGAPPEIQAYALAKYSRSAQQLSESIDELSTQRAEQFLNTFYFQYGHRSIADLAHVALAIENISMLAAFHVVDEPLWDGQERSSRYQDFRKSGFYIPPQLPEDAPERATYARALDALLDRYEYFSTELTDVLKQVQPCPDDMAPGVYNRTLRARAFDVARAFLPLATRTSVGQITSARVLEQQISRLTGHSSAELRDIGEAIRQACQTPAHNFIESKLRAAWEAAALSPEQIEQQQRALEEAGILGLSAAPTLVKYTTPEVYGPRALAEARARLEPYLHAQPAAPDLSAGIALIEPETDLLEAYAASLLYLTDHQGRAYRQLQPLARALPEEEKRALFTHTLAQRGPHDDWLRLHRLGYLLAFDLLVDFGALRDLHRHRRCVQIIPDLKLHLGFDDPTTIFHAGLGPDGAALAEQKGLISAYRQAMQQAIAAAQAFPLPEYAPYLLPLGVRQRALFKMDLAEAAYIIELRSGVTGHFSYRRVAYDMYRQLSQRHPYLAPVIRATNPDEVVDLLKR
- a CDS encoding AAA family ATPase — its product is MLKSPQNERLFVLLLAGPAGAGKTTTARAWASAQQRPTAHISLDDVRDFVKSGYADPSDGWETAIQQQYHLARQGCATLALNYVNAGFLCIIDDAIFPQWAEVSYQGWHELLREVPHYLVVLLPKFEYLVERNQSRSGHRLLSEAMLRTIYDMMLPWHDQHAFPIIDNSELSIEETVASLQSEVDKLIKNG
- a CDS encoding amino acid permease, with the translated sequence MATTAGETDVLISERVAGGILPRVLNSFDMVAIFVAIVLFITNSAVVTGAGAASYIFWILGFLTFLIPGAIVTGQLGLMFPGEGSIYVWTHKAFGKFWGFFAGFCAWWPGVLVMVATGVAVVSFIQLLGSNHGFNWLTQPWQQGLVILVVLAFSMILSWLRFRVTQNWVNVVFIAYGGAILLIGLAGVFWLLGGNAPSADFSSASWSVGSPFDVNTKWTFYGLVILALLGIEVPLNMGVEITDMRAITKYLFWGSIVVMAAYLIATFGVQMTVPASAQGIPSGVAQAVQIGFGSAGTVLSDLVIVIFIGFFLFNTAVYNYSFGRLLFVSGLDQRLPAAMSKVNQNRVPWVAVLVQTLIAALVAILAFIVPYAFGGSSDNASALSAKVYNVLQAAVTVIWCVSMVILFVDVVIIRFKYRQQFDAKQLTAPWVFYVCALIGLFASAVGIFVTFRYPWIPQLVGEGDWSLLLAVIAVVSLIVGAVVYFIGEVTVAKSSPPIATGEGGAAPAASD